In the genome of Lathyrus oleraceus cultivar Zhongwan6 chromosome 4, CAAS_Psat_ZW6_1.0, whole genome shotgun sequence, the window aaaatgggattctttctcttatttccaacatatatatattttccgaataataataataatccaaaaataataataataaaatttccaattatttaactaaattaataaataaattattaactcaatttaaataattattttattattatcggggtgttacagaatCAAATTACAcattcgaaacttcaatcatgacgctttatgtatatagagattaccgattaaaagtataaaacaatagtgatgcgcaaacctgcttgcaactaagcTACTATGTTGGAGAGActgatcgcttttggtatcggatggagttgggcggcggtagctccggagcggatgagctgccttcagggtttcctccttCTGAATTCTCTGGATTAGCAGGGTTTCTATACGTCCTTCTCTGTCCGTCTTCGTTccttttctttcttctttttttttgtgactgaaggcttggctatttatagtgctcttgttatgacctaatgggctcagaatgaagcccagaaatttTGATATTCGCaagattcgctaggcgaaggagttgctcgcctagcgagcaagctattttgggcttttactggacCTGGTGCTTTGCTGGGGCGAGTGGCATAacgaagtgttcgctaggcgaaggaattgctcgcctagcgagcaggccaaTTTGGGccttttctggattgggccactcgtgagctgggcctttgttcttttaaaatcagtgccttgcagaataagtcggagtgccttgaaaaatgccttgaaatattaatgggcaaattttggggtatgacagggGTAGGGTGgattttggggtatgacagctgcccctatttaattttCTCGGACCTGAATATATGGATAGCGACGACTTCCAATGTGTTTAAGGTAAGAAAGGATTAAATACTAATGAGAGTAACCAGAAATTTATCCTGTCGGAGAATGTTAGAATTTGTTGGGGATTATGTGTGGTTATGATGATTACGCATGCAATATGATGTATGCACCCTAAGTATCTTCTTAATGAGAAAACTTTGATGTGAAAATCCCAAGAAAATAATTAAGGGAATAAAATTTCACTAGGGAATGAGAACAATGGTGACCGCTCCTAGCAACGGTCGGGGAAAAACAACATGGTGTTTCTTAGCAACGACTATAACACCTAACATGTATTGGGGGTCAAACAAACGAattcagtgatgattcttagcaatGGCTACGATACCCGACTTAGTGAGGATGATAAATGGTTTTAAATGATGATGCCTGGCGACGGCTGTACCATTTAAACCGGTTGGGGAGAAAAGACAAGGTACGGTGATGATTCCTAGCGACAGTTGGAATACCCGACTCTTGAGGGAAAAAAGGGGTTGTTCAACGGCGATTCTTAGCAACCGCTAGAATACTTGAATCGACTAGAGATACAACTTCATGACGGTACAATGATGATCCTTAGCGATGGCTAGAATACCTGAAATTCGCCGGAAAGATCAAACagttcagtgatgattcttaacaacgactagaatacctgactTTGTTGAGGAGAATACAGATCTCaagtgacgattcctagcaatggctggaatacctgacatcTATTGGAAAAATGAACTCAAGGATGATTCTCAGTTATGAATGTGTGACTCGGCTTGGGGAATGAGCCCAAAGGCCTTTAGTCTAAAAAAAAGAGAATTAAGTGACGATTCTTAACAACGGtaagaatacctgactctgcGGGGAAAATGTGTTGATGACTTTCTAGGGATAGAAGAAGTACATTGATGTTTCTCAGCAATGGCTAGAATGCCTGACTCCTCTGGGGAAACTTGAAAATGAAACGAAATAGCTTAGCGATGATTCCCAGCAAAGGCTAGAACACGCGGCTGTGCTTGGGAAATGTTTTAAGGGTGAACATTGATTTTATTTGGGAAAATTTCTAACAACGGTTGGAAAACTCCGAACTCTGGCGAGTTAATTTGAGTAAGTTAAGGATATACTTATTATGCGATGTTATGTATGCCAATGCGTGTTTGGGATTTCGTGGGAAATATATGAAATGCAGGGTTTGCAAGTTGTGCCAAGTATGTTTGGGCTTTGTGAATGAGTGTATTTGGGGAATGCCAATGGAGATTAGGCTTAAAAAAGGGTGATTGAGGAAAGTGTACTGACTTTCCGATACTTGAGAAATTGGAACTCGACGTTCAAGTAAACACTGAATGTAATGTTTGAGAATTCCTACTAGGGGGAGAAATGATTGGCCAAGTCCAAGGGGCTGTGTGACACCCTCGAGTTGGAAATTCCAAATGCGTTTTGGTTACCTTTAGCAAATTTCGGAAATAATTGTAATCCGATGTTGTCTCCCTTAtagtttttttttgaaaagggTCTTTTAATCGAAATTTTTTCCAATGTAATATTATTTAGGCAAAAAGTCATATTTCTCAGACAAAGCAAGAAAAGTAAAAATATGGAACACATGTGAGGGAACTGATTTTATTGATAAGTGGTCCCCAAAAAATGGGGATTTTgtacaaaggaagcaattcctaaaagaggtgattaCGAAAAGAAAACGATAATTGTAATGGCAATGAAACATCTCGGGTTTCCACCAAATTCCAACTCTGCTATAGCCTCTATGCCTTTGGTCGCCCTTTGATCTGACTTTTTGAAGGAGGGTGATATGATTGACTTGCTGGAGGACCCACATAATTGACTCGCCAAGGAATGAAGAAGGATTCCTTACGGGATGCAGCCTCTTGCTCTtattaaatccctaattttttcctagaccacccttttgggttttcagtctaccgggatacccatttttgtATAAGTTGCCCTTTCGAGTTTTCGACATATCAGactttctcttttttttattatgtatatatatatatatatattttttttttttaagcatAGTATTTTTTTACTGAATCCGCATTCACCggggatggaagatcttcaccatccatagttgcaaggatCAAGGCTCCTCCGGAGAAGACCTTTCTTACAACATACGAGCCTTCGTAGTTTGGCGTCCATTTTCCCCTGGGGCCAGTATGGATTGGAAGAATCTTATTCAATACGAGGTCTCCGGTCTTTAGGCTGCGGGGGAAAACCTTTTTATCATGTGCTCTCTTGATGCACTTTCGATAGAGTTGGACATGGCAGATGACTGCTAACCGCTTCTCATTAATGAAGTTTAGTTGGTCAAATCGAGCTTGTACCCACTCAGACTCATCCAGCTTAACATCtgtcaaaatccttaaggaaggaatctctacttcgaCCGGTAAGACTGCATCCATGCCGTACACAAGGGAGAAGGGAGTTGCCCCAGTGGAAGTGCGTACGGAAGTACGATAGTCGTGTAATGAGAATGGGAGAATTTCATGCCAGTCTTTGCAGGTTTCCACTATCTTTTGcatgatcttcttgatgtttttgttagctgcctcaacaACACTATTCATCTTAGGCCTATAAGGCGATGAGTTGTGGTGGTCGATCTTGAAACTTTggcatagctctttcatcattttattattaaggttagatccattatcagtaatgatcttgttggggaccccataacggcatatgatttCTTTCCTGAGGAATCGAGTcaccacttgtttggtaacattggCGTACGAGGTTGCTTCTACCCATTTCAtgaaatagtcaatggctacAAGGATAAAGCGGTGTCCATTTGAGGCAGTTGGCTCTATGCGTTCGATcacgtcaatgccccacatggcgaaaggccaaggtgatgttaggaCATTGAGAGGCGTTGTCGACACATGGATTTTATCGGTgtagatctggcacttgtggcaGATTTGTACATGGCGATGGCAGTCAATCTCCATAGTCATCTAGTAGTATCCGATCCTTAAAATTTTCTTTACCATAGTGCTACCACTGGCATGCttcccaaaggatccttcatgaatttccattataatctggtttgcttcttgcttgttcacacatctaagcaaaaccgaatcataatttctcttgtataatacccctccacttaagaagaatttggatgataGTTTTCGAAGATACTTCTTTTCGGTGATGGACGCGTCCGCGGGATACTCTTGGTTCTCTAATAATTTCatgatgtcatagaaccaaggatGACCATCAGTTTCATCTTCTGTTTCCAGACAGTAAGCAAGTTCGTCTAAGTAAATCAGGTGAAAGGACGGCGCTTCATTCTTCCACTCAACTTTAAACATGGACGCCAAAGTTGCCAAAGCGTCAGCTagctgattctcttctcgagggatatggtggaatgtaatttcatcgaagtaggggactagtttcaagacatgctctttgtaaggaatgagcttatgatctctagtatcccaatctcctttgacttggttgattaccaaggttgaatctccataaacttccaggattttgattctaagatcgatagcagcttcaataccaaagatacaagcctcatattcggccatattgtttgtacattcaaaacaTAATTGGGCGGTGAAGGGGAGGTGGAAACTAGTTGGAGAAGTGATTACCGCCCCAACGCCATTTCCATGAGCATTAGAAGCTCCATTAAAAACCATGGTCCATCGGGATCCAGGCTCGGGTCCTTCCTCGGGATCGGGGATGTTGCAATCCCTAATCAACATGATATCCTCGTCGGAGAATTCAAAACGTATAGACTGATAGTCCTCCAAGGGTTGTTGTGcaagataatcagacaatacactccctttgatggccttttgagtgacatgttggatATCGTACTCGGTTAAAGCCATTTGTCATCGGGCTACTCTACCGGTTAGAGTCagcttctcaaagatgtatttgaatgGATCCATCTTAGAGATCAATAATGTCGTATGAGTGAGCATGTACTGTCTTAAACGTTTGGCAGCCCATGCTAGTGCGCAataagtcttttcaagcatcgaatacctactctcgtaatcagtgaacttcttgctcaagtagtatattgcatgctcttttctaccagtctcgtcatgttggccgaggacacaacccattgatcCTTCGAGAACGGtgagatacatgattaatggtctACCAGGTACAAGAGGCATCAACACATGAGGTTCTTGTAAATATTCCTTTATTTTCTCAAATGCGTCTTGGCAATGATCGTTCCAAATGATGGCTTGATCCTTTCGAAGAAGTTTTAATATTGGATCACAAGTGGCAgtgaggtgagatatgaacctagcaatgtagttcaatctacctaggaatcCCCAGACTTCCTTCtcggttttgggtgcaggcatagCTTGTATGGCCTTTACTTTCTCGGGATCTACTTCGATGCCACGTTGACTGACGATAAAACCTAACAGTTTGTcggatcttaccccaaatgtgcatttgttggGATTAAGCCTCAATTTGAACTTCCTTAGCCTCTCAAACAACTTTTCTAGATTGTAAAGGTGTTCTTCTTCGGTTTGAGACTTAGCTATCATGTCGTCAACGTAGACCTCAATCTCTGTATGGATCATATCGTGAAAGAGAGTGACCATGGCTCGTTGGTATGTGGTGCCGGTGTTCTTCAATCCaaaaggcatcaccttgtagtagaaggtgccccatggtgttatgaaagtggttttctccatatcttcttgAGCCATGCGGATCTGGTTATgaccggagaaaccatccataaaagagaaaacaGAGAACTGAACGGTATTATCTACTAACACGTCAATGTGTGGCtgtggaaagtcatctttgggacttgctaTATTTAGATatctataatctatgcacattcttactttgccatccttcttaggtacaggcacaatgTTAGCTATCCATTAAGGATAATTGGAGACTGCTAGGAAGCCGGCATTGAgctgcttttgtacctcctccttgattttcatagccatgtcGGGACGAGTCCTTCGTAGCATTTGCTTTACTGgagggcattcttctttaaggggtaGATGGTGGACCATAATGTCAGTATCGAGGCCGagcatatcttggtatgaccatgcaaacacatcttTGTATTCCTTCAAGAGCTCAATCAATTTTTCCTTCACCTCGTTTTATAGAGCGGAGCCGACTCAGACTTCTTTCGCTTTCTCATCTGTCCCAAGGTTAATCACTTCCACTGATTCTTCGTGCGGTTGGATGACTTTTTCCTCTTGCTTGAGCAGCCTTGCCAATTCTTCTGGGAGTTTGGCCTCTTCCTCACACTCTTCATCGGCTTGATTAATCGGGTTGTCAAAGTCGTATGAGACCGTAGCAGAATTGTCATTGGTGGTTGTCGAAGATGATTTGCATGATAGGTCCACGCTTTTATTGGTATGAAAGAAAGGATGATTtgaaaagatttttttttaaaaaaagaaaagaaaaatgccattttgaaaaaggtgaaataaataaatgaaaggCAAGGATCTCAAAATTTATTGCGAACAAGAACCTTTTTCATTAATGATTAATAAGGAAAtttgatgaggccctacaaatgatTCCTCCATGCCTTGGGCTTAACATGGGTTCTTTTGATAAAAAGGAAGGAAAACAACATTGGGAATTACATTTCAATCAAGGTCACTTTAGGTATTTCAATCTCAGTCCATTTGGTGGCACCCTTTCCATCAGTCTTTGTGAAGATCAACCTAacattttcttcttcttcttcttccacgACACATATACGATTGTCATCAAGGTAACCAACGCTTGAGAAGTTTTTGGATAGCGGGAGCACTCCCCTTGTAGCTATCGGCGCAGGCTTCTTCAAATTCTGGGAGTTGTATCCTAAACCGGTACGGTCCTTGTTGGCAGGAAGTTCAAGCAATCTTCCCCATCCTTGGGGGTGTCCATCCTTTATGATTGTCAGGGTGTCTTTAAGAGACGCCATTGGACATTCGGCATCTTTTGATTCATCCCTTGCTGGGAAAACCATTTCAACATTGATAACTTCAAACGTATCGGAAAGATGCGAGGTAGCTTACCATAATGTCCTCCTTACCCTCGACAATAACTAGTTTATCATCAGCTaagaatttcaatttttggtggaGCGTTGAAGTGACTACACCAGCTGAATGGATCCAAGGCCTCCCAAGCAGACAACTGTAGGTTGGATAGATATCCATTACGAAGAAAGTGATAAGGAAAGTATGGGGACCAATCTTCATAGGCAAATTCACCTCACCGATTACAGTCCTTTTAGTCCCATCAAATGCTCTTACTATAAGCTCACTCGGCTTCATTACGAGTCCTTCAACAGTCAGTTTAGCAAAGGAGCTCTTAGGCATCACATTGAGGGAAGACCCAGTGTCTACCAAAACTCTTGATAGGACTGTGTCCAcacactcaatagaaatatggAGAGACTTGTTATGATTCCTCCCCTCGgcaggaagctcttcatcactgaAACCCAAGCTTAAGCTAGTAGCGATATTGTTAACTACTCCTTTAAACTGACAAACAGAGATCTCTTGCGGTACGTGAGATGTCCTAATTTTTTTTGCCAAAGCATCCCTATGGGCCTCCGAGCACATTAataaagacaacattgagatCTTCGAGGGTGTTTGGTTAAGCTGATTAACTACTCGataatcgctcttcttgatgaTGCGTAAGAACTCGTCTACTTCATTGGAAGGTGCAGGGTCTTGTCTTTGATTAGTGCCATCAATTTGTTTGCCTTTGTCTGAAGTTGAAGGATTGATAGTTCCAATTGGAGTGAGTGTCGGTGCAAATATCCTTCCACTTCTTGTAATTCCGCCAGTGCCGGTGATATTGATCATTGGATCACTAGACTTCAATTGTTCTTCTTGAATTTTCTGGCCATGAATGTAGACTGAGGTGTCATACACCCATGGGACTGCCTTGGTGTCAACATACGGGAATGGTGTGGGAACCTTTATTATGATCGGAGTAACATGATTTGTTGACAAAGTTAACTGAGAGAAGTCATATGGAATTTGTAGAGGAGGGACTTCGTCGTATGGTATCTCGAGGGTAGACACATCTTCTTTTATGGACGGGTAGTCTACCACCAAGATCCCTTGGTCCATTAATTGTTGTATGGCAGACTTCAACGTCCTACACTGTTGCGGGTTAATCAGACAGTGTTCATAGTCATTACTACAGATGGGAAAGGCATTATCCCTCATTAAAGCATTCTTGATCTCGATGAGTGGTCTTTTTAACTCGTCCACACAGGAGATCAATCTCCTTCCATTGTTAGCTTCCATCATATTCACGGATGCATTGTTGTGAGGGGGCATCGAGTTATTGTTTACATTCGG includes:
- the LOC127138115 gene encoding uncharacterized protein LOC127138115, producing the protein MPYSHILPYLLRESLVQLRELGPPPTVLPPGYDANARCEFHSGAPGHSIKSCEALKYKVQDLIDSKENTFAPKGPNVNNNSMPPHNNASVNMMEANNGRRLISCVDELKRPLIEIKNALMRDNAFPICSNDYEHCLINPQQCRTLKSAIQQLMDQGILVVDYPSIKEDVSTLEIPYDEVPPLQIPYDFSQLTLSTNHVTPIIIKVPTPFPYVDTKAVPWVYDTSVYIHGQKIQEEQLKSSDPMINITGTGGITRSGRIFAPTLTPIGTINPSTSDKGKQIDGTNQRQDPAPSNEVDEFLRIIKKSDYRVVNQLNQTPSKISMLSLLMCSEAHRDALAKKIRTSHVPQEISVCQFKGVVNNIATSLSLGFSDEELPAEGRNHNKSLHISIECVDTVLSRVLVDTGSSLNVMPKSSFAKLTVEGLVMKPSELIVRAFDGTKRTVIGEVNLPMKIGPHTFLITFFVMDIYPTYSCLLGRPWIHSAGVVTSTLHQKLKFLADDKLVIVEGKEDIMVSYLASFRYV